A region from the Tachyglossus aculeatus isolate mTacAcu1 chromosome 5, mTacAcu1.pri, whole genome shotgun sequence genome encodes:
- the HTR6 gene encoding 5-hydroxytryptamine receptor 6, with protein MPPTLGLGNSSLEAGAPSSGPGGIAGIAGSGWAAALLGLIVALTAAGNALLILLICSQPSLRNTSNYFLASLFMADLMVGLVVMPPALLNALYGRWVLARRLCLLWAAFDVMCCSASILNLCLISLDRYLLILSPLRYKLRMTPRRALALILAAWTLAALASFLPLHMGWHQPGARALNATAADGQCRLTVSLPFVLVASCLTFFLPSVAISFTYCRILLAARKQAVQVASLAATVAGPSDDPWQAPRTPTDNRRLVTKHSRKALKASLTLGILLGMFFVAWLPFFVANLAQAVCDCVPAGLFDILTWLGYFNSTMNPIIYPLFMRDFKRAMAKVLPCPQRAWERQASPISLSARNSHSGPRLGLALKNALTVPGETDSGDSVLQVTDRLLLPKAPGLDPLTPTGADSVNLFDMDPAEQELRLHPLNTPMD; from the exons atgccccccaccctggGGCTAGGGAACAGCAGCCTGGAGGCGGGGGCGCCTTCCTCAGGCCCCGGGGGCATCGCGGGCATCGCGGGCAGCGGCTGGGCGGCCGCCCTGCTGGGCCTCATCGTCGCCCTGACGGCGGCCGGCAACGCGCTGCTCATCCTGCTCATCTGCAGCCAGCCGTCGCTGCGCAACACGTCCAACTACTTCCTGGCGTCGCTGTTCATGGCCGACCTGATGGTGGGCCTGGTGGTCATGCCCCCGGCCCTGCTCAACGCGCTGTACGGCCGCTGGGTGCTGGCCCGCCGCCTCTGCCTGCTCTGGGCTGCCTTCGACGTCATGTGCTGCAGCGCCTCCATCctcaacctctgcctcatcagCCTGGACCGCTACCTGCTCATCCTGTCCCCGCTGCGGTACAAGCTCCGCATGACCCCCCGGAgggccctggccctcatcctggcCGCCTGGACCCTGGCCGCcctggcctccttcctccccctccacatgggGTGGCACCAGCCGGGGGCCCGGGCCCTCAACGCCACGGCCGCCGACGGGCAGTGCCGCCTCACGGTCAGCCTGCCTTTCGTCCTGGtggcctcctgcctcaccttcttCTTGCCCTCCGTGGCCATCTCTTTCACCTACTGCCGGATCCTGCTGGCCGCCCGCAAGCAGGCCGTCCAGGTGGCGTCCCTCGCCGCCACCGTGGCCGGCCCCTCCGACGACCCCTGGCAG GCGCCCAGGACACCGACCGACAACAGGCGGCTTGTCACCAAGCACAGCCGGAAGGCGCTGAAGGCCAGCTTGACCCTGGGCATCCTCCTAGGCATGTTCTTTGTGGCCTGGCTGCCCTTCTTCGTGGCCAACCTAGCCCAG GCCGTGTGCGACTGCGTCCCTGCCGGCCTCTTCGACATCCTCACGTGGCTGGGCTACTTCAACAGCACCATGAACCCCATCATCTACCCGCTCTTCATGAGAGACTTCAAGAGGGCCATGGCCAAGGTCCTGCCCTGCCCGCAGCGGGCTTGGGAGCGCCAGgccagccccatctccctctccgcGCGCAACTCGCACAGTGGCCCCCGGCTCGGCTTGGCCCTCAAGAATGCCCTGACCGTTCCTGGGGAGACGGACTCGGGCGACTCGGTGCTGCAGGTCACCGACCGCCTCTTGCTGCCCAAGGCCCCCGGGCTGGACCCGCTGACGCCCACGGGGGCCGATTCGGTCAACCTCTTCGACATGGATCCCGCCGAGCAGGAACTGCGTCTGCACCCGCTCAACACGCCCATGGACTGA